The Callithrix jacchus isolate 240 chromosome X, calJac240_pri, whole genome shotgun sequence genome contains a region encoding:
- the ZBED1 gene encoding E3 SUMO-protein ligase ZBED1 produces the protein MENNKGLESTQADLKLVAHPRAKSKVWKYFGFDTNAEGCILQWKKIYCRICMAQIAYSGNTSNLSYHLEKNHPEEFCEFVKSNTEQMREAFATAFSKLKPEASQPPGPDALAAKAAHGHDSKKQQELTAAVLGLICEGLYPASIVDEPTFKVLLKTADPRYELPSRKYISTKAIPEKYSAVREAVLKELAEATWCGISTDMWRSENQNRTYVTLGAHFLGVGTPGCLSMGSRCLKTFEVPEENTAESITRVLYEVFIEWGIGAKVFGATTDYGKDIVKACSLLDVAVHMPCLGQAFHTAIQQAFRLPKLGALLARCRRLVEYFQQSAVAMYMLYEKQKQQNVPHCMLVSNRVSWWGSTLAMLQRLKEQQFAIAGVLVEDSNSHHLMLEAGEWATIDALVQLLQPFKQVAEMLSASRYPTISMVKPLLHMLRNTTLSIKDTDAKELSMAKEVIAKELAKTYQEAPEIDMFLNVATFLDPRYKRLPFLSAFERQQVENRVLEEAKGLLDKLKDGGGGGYRPAENKILPTAAPEEPPVKKLMRTSTPPPTSVINSMLAEIFCQTGGVEDQEEWHAQVLEELSNFKSQKVLGLNEDPLKWWSDRLALFPLLPKVLQKYWCVAATRVAPERLFGSAANVVSAKRNRLAPAHVDEQVFLYENSRGGAEAEPEDQDEGEWGLDQEQVFPLGDGVSGGFFGIRDSSFL, from the coding sequence ATGGAGAATAATAAAGGGCTGGAGAGCACGCAGGCAGACCTGAAGCTGGTGGCGCACCCGCGCGCCAAGAGCAAGGTGTGGAAGTACTTTGGCTTTGACACCAATGCGGAGGGATGCATCCTGCAGTGGAAGAAGATCTACTGCCGCATCTGCATGGCCCAGATCGCCTACTCCGGGAACACCTCCAACCTGTCCTACCACCTGGAGAAGAACCACCCCGAGGAATTCTGCGAGTTCGTCAAGAGCAATACGGAGCAGATGCGCGAGGCCTTTGCCACTGCCTTCTCCAAGCTCAAGCCCGAGGCGTCCCAGCCGCCTGGGCCTGACGCACTGGCCGCCAAGGCCGCCCACGGCCACGACAGCAAGAAGCAGCAGGAGCTGACGGCTGCCGTGCTGGGCCTCATCTGTGAGGGGCTGTACCCAGCCTCCATTGTGGACGAGCCCACCTTCAAGGTGCTGCTCAAGACGGCCGACCCCCGCTACGAGCTCCCCAGCCGCAAGTACATCTCCACCAAGGCCATCCCTGAGAAGTACAGCGCCGTCCGCGAGGCGGTCCTCAAGGAGCTGGCCGAGGCCACCTGGTGCGGCATCTCCACGGACATGTGGAGGAGCGAGAACCAGAACCGCACCTACGTGACGCTGGGCGCCCACTTTCTGGGCGTGGGCACCCCCGGCTGCCTCTCCATGGGCTCGCGCTGCCTCAAGACATTCGAGGTGCCCGAGGAGAACACGGCGGAGAGCATCACGCGCGTGCTCTACGAGGTCTTCATCGAGTGGGGCATCGGCGCCAAGGTATTCGGCGCCACCACCGACTACGGCAAGGACATCGTGAAGGCCTGCTCGCTGCTGGACGTCGCGGTACACATGCCCTGCCTGGGCCAGGCCTTCCACACCGCCATCCAGCAGGCCTTCCGGCTCCCAAAGCTGGGCGCGCTGCTGGCGCGCTGCCGCAGGCTGGTGGAGTACTTCCAGCAGTCAGCCGTGGCCATGTACATGCTGTACgagaagcagaagcagcagaaCGTGCCGCACTGCATGCTGGTCAGCAACCGCGTGTCCTGGTGGGGCAGCACGCTGGCCATGCTGCAGCGCCTCAAGGAGCAGCAGTTTGCCATCGCAGGCGTGCTGGTGGAGGACAGCAACAGCCACCACCTCATGCTGGAGGCAGGCGAGTGGGCCACCATCGACGCGCTGGTGCAGCTGCTGCAGCCCTTCAAGCAGGTGGCGGAGATGCTGTCGGCCTCCCGGTACCCGACCATCAGCATGGTCAAGCCGCTGCTACACATGCTCCGGAACACCACGCTCAGCATCAAGGATACGGACGCCAAGGAGCTCAGCATGGCCAAGGAGGTCATCGCCAAGGAGCTTGCCAAGACCTACCAGGAGGCCCCGGAGATCGACATGTTCCTCAACGTGGCCACCTTCCTGGACCCGCGCTACAAGCGGCTgcccttcctctctgccttcGAGCGGCAGCAGGTGGAGAACCGCGTGCTGGAGGAGGCCAAGGGCCTGCTGGACAAGCTCAAGGACGGCGGCGGGGGCGGCTACCGCCCGGCAGAGAACAAGATCCTCCCGACTGCGGCCCCCGAGGAGCCGCCGGTGAAGAAGCTCATGCGCACGTCCACGCCGCCGCCCACCAGCGTCATCAACAGCATGCTGGCGGAGATCTTCTGCCAGACGGGCGGCGTGGAGGATCAGGAGGAGTGGCACGCGCAGGTGCTGGAGGAGCTCAGCAACTTCAAGTCGCAGAAGGTGCTGGGCCTCAACGAGGACCCTCTCAAGTGGTGGTCTGATCGCCTGGCCCTGTTCCCCCTGCTCCCCAAGGTGCTGCAGAAGTACTGGTGCGTGGCGGCCACGCGCGTGGCGCCTGAGCGTCTCTTTGGCTCCGCTGCCAATGTGGTCAGCGCCAAGAGGAACCGGCTGGCCCCCGCGCATGTGGACGAGCAGGTGTTTCTGTATGAGAACTCCCGTGGAGGGGCGGAGGCGGAGCCTGAGGACCAGGACGAGGGGGAGTGGGGCCTGGACCAGGAGCAGGTGTTCCCCCTGGGGGACGGCGTCAGTGGCGGCTTCTTTGGCATCAGGGACAGCAGCTTTCTGTAG